A window of Hordeum vulgare subsp. vulgare chromosome 5H, MorexV3_pseudomolecules_assembly, whole genome shotgun sequence genomic DNA:
TATCATTAAATTGTGAATTGACATCTGTCATATGcttaaggaaaaaaaggagggcaGCTTTTGTTCCTTGTGGTCTGACTTCAGAGACTGGTTATTCCAAGTCTGAATTTTGCAATGCAAACTGAACTTTGCAAATTAACTGAATTTTAACATTGCAAATTGACATGTTTTGTTAACTTTGCAAATTATCAATGCTTTATTTATCTGAACTATTTCAGTGATTCTAGACACTATATTGTAGAGAGTATTATGCGTACACTTTGTTAACTGATTCTTCAATTTCAGTCATAACACTTTGCTTACCGTTCAtatgttttttcctttttctggaaCCATGCATACTCTGTTCTGTTAGTATGTTCAGTGATAACAGGCTTGCTGTGAACATATATACATGACATTAATCTCCCTTGTTTGTATGTTTCTCCCCCACGACATTCCAGATATGTCCCACAACACTTCCTCGTCTTCAtctgacagaaagcaaaaaactGCCTTCAATTTGGTAGCATGAGTACACTAATCTCCCTTGTTTTCATCTAAACAGCATTTGGTTGAGCATTTGGCCGTGCTGCTGCTtacactcaatatcaatcaaggtttttttcttcttctcataATCTCTATGAAACTTCCAAGTTATTCCAGTAGGAGTATTTCTCTGAGCCCTGATGGTGTTTAATTTGCTCACTCACTGGAAGCGCTGTATTTTCACACTTTTGCAATGGAACATCGTCATTTGATCTGAAGGAAACGCGAGCCAATTAATTTCCTACAGGCGCTAGGAATTTAATCCGTTTTAGGCATGGTATAATGTTGCCACATTGTTACGGTATGTTCTCACTGCTCACTGCTAACTGAATTTTCAGTAAAAATTCAGTATACTTGAACATTCAGTAAGAAGTGAACTGAAAATTCACTTTTGAGTGAGTAGCATCTGCATTTTCTCACTAAACTTTTGAGTGCATCTATCACTTGTTGAGAAAATTCACTGAAAATTTATTTACTGAACAATACCTGGCATCACTTGTTGAAACTTCAAACACGCCACACATTAGGGTGGAAGCCATTTCTTCCGGCAAAGAGTAGCAAGGATGAGATGAGTACAACAAATCAACTGGAAACAACCAGCGCATATATGACAGCAGAATACTAGTACAGGCTTGTACATTACTCCTCTGCCGACTTGATTAATCCTGATCAAGCGTTGGCACAACGTTGGCAACGCGTTGATTGTTCTGGTACACATACTTGTTGGCCCAGTACAGGTAGTTGAAGAAGCCGAGCAATCCGACAACAGCCACAACCCAGTAGAACAGCTCAAGATGACTAGTGTTCAGGCTTGCACCCTCGAGCCAGCCTCCCCGGTGACCATGCCTCCTTGTCGCCCCGTTCACGGCATCCACCAGGACTGTGGCCATCAAAGACGCAAGCCCCAGGTCACACCAGAACAACGCCGTGGCGATGGACTTCATGCCCCGTGGCGCCTCGCTGTTGAAGAACTCGAGGAGCCCTGTGAACGACGTCACGTCTGACACGCCGAGCAGGAAGAACTGGGGTGTGAGCCAGAAGAGGGACATCTGCACTGCAGCCTCCTTCCTCTTTTTCTCGACGACCGCCGCGATGACGCAGGCAAGTATCATGGAGGCGAAGCCTATGCCGATGCGCTGCAAGTGGGTGATGCCGCCGCTGTAGCCCGTGCGCCTTCGCAGGAATGGCACGATGAACTGATCATAGACTGCAAGCATCAACATCTGGAATATGATGGGGATGATGAAGAGCGTCGCCGGGGAAACGTGGATCTTGCCGAGCCTTGTGTTGGTcaagccaccttgctgcaccgtgaACGTGAAGAGGATGATGTTGGATATGTATCCGATCACGGAGCTGATGAAGATGGGAAGCAAGCGGAGCACGATCTTGGTCTCCTCCACCTTGGTCACACTGCAGACCGACCAGTCTCCCTTTTCGCCACGGTTGATGCAAGCTTTATCGAGAAATCTAGCACACCATGCATCAAAGAGTTAGGGAATATATTCTCAAAACTCTATATGGGGTACTCTATATGGCAACTTGATAAGTGCAAGCAGGGGAAAATGGTTCGATTCACCGAGCCTTACTTCAGACTATTTGTTTGAGGGAGTGAGCCAATGTAACCTGTCCCCACCTCAGTACTGATTTCATGTGCTTCTTCTAGACCCTCACCAACTTCAATTTTCCTGTTGTGGAATGCAACCACAAGAACCTGGGAGAAGCAACATCGAAGTCAACACAAGTAACATATTATGTTTTGATCAAGGAAGTAGCATGTACCACCTGCAGTATTCGAGTCAGAGGGCTTCCTTGTGGCACTTGGTTGCGGTAGAAAGGGAGACCAGCAGCGACTACGAGCAACCCGAGCAGAACTAGGACGGCACACGACCCAAGTGCGATATCCCACCCTTTGTAGTCCTGGAGCCACACTATGAGAATCAGCCCTACGAAACCTCCGAAAGAGATTCCGAAGGTATACCAGTTAAAGAAGCTGGACTGCTGGTGGGACTCTGAGGGATCTTCATGGTCAAATTGGTCTGCTCCAAGGGATGGCAAGCAAGCCCGTATACAGCCATCGCCGAGTGCACTCACATACAAGCCTACGTACAGTAAGGCAGCGTTTCCGCCATGGACCTGTTTGCAGTTGTTTAGCTCTGCTTCAGTGTTGCAAGGGGGTGGATGGAGGGAGGGTAGGTAGGCTTGCAGTGCGAGCAATCCATATCCCTGCACAGATTAATGCATGTTCAATCGATCATGCTACAATAACATGGTCAAGGATACGCCAAAGGAGGTATACTATCTTTGTCAGAAATTGAGCTATTTGAAAACGTGACAAGTTGTAAAGCAGCTCTAACTTTGAGCATCTCGTCATCAGTATGCTAAAGGTGCATCACCGTCTGTTAGATGCCAGTCTAAATGGTTAGATGATGTTTCATCTTTCCTCTTTTTGTCGAACAATTTTTTCACTCATTTTGTTAACAAAATCAGGTATCTGTTTCCTTTTATAACAAAAAAAAAATGTGTATCAGAACTATAATTGAGATTTGGAAATATAGATCCGAATTGCAGGTAACAATTTCCTCAAATATGGTGAGACCACATCGAAATTAGGAAAATTACAATAGATAAAATCAAATCTACTATGATATTTGGTAGTCAATTTGAGCAGTTGCAAAAGTATATCTAAGAAACTGGGATTTCATGTTCACTTCTTTAACACATATATCTGCTTAGGTTCAAAAAATATTAGATAAAGACACACAGGTAATATTGACGTTTCTATTATTGGCAGACTcgattctcaaaaaaaaaaaaaggtgtGCTTCGGTAGACCCTCCTAAAACATAGAAAGAGAAACGTATATCCACCTCGTATTGTATTGTACAGACCGTCATACATATATAATACAAGGTAGATATACATCATACAATACAACATGGGTATACATTTCCCCCTTCTACATTTTGTGAAGGGGGGTC
This region includes:
- the LOC123400108 gene encoding protein NRT1/ PTR FAMILY 4.5-like translates to MALGVFVTWRGHTINKEVHGGVRAAWFLYVLTVVTNVVIVPNLLNMVTYLHGTMHMGVSGSVTTATNFFGATSGFAMVGAFISDSYITRARTMLLIGPFMFLGYGLLALQAYLPSLHPPPCNTEAELNNCKQVHGGNAALLYVGLYVSALGDGCIRACLPSLGADQFDHEDPSESHQQSSFFNWYTFGISFGGFVGLILIVWLQDYKGWDIALGSCAVLVLLGLLVVAAGLPFYRNQVPQGSPLTRILQVVLVVAFHNRKIEVGEGLEEAHEISTEVGTGYIGSLPQTNSLKFLDKACINRGEKGDWSVCSVTKVEETKIVLRLLPIFISSVIGYISNIILFTFTVQQGGLTNTRLGKIHVSPATLFIIPIIFQMLMLAVYDQFIVPFLRRRTGYSGGITHLQRIGIGFASMILACVIAAVVEKKRKEAAVQMSLFWLTPQFFLLGVSDVTSFTGLLEFFNSEAPRGMKSIATALFWCDLGLASLMATVLVDAVNGATRRHGHRGGWLEGASLNTSHLELFYWVVAVVGLLGFFNYLYWANKYVYQNNQRVANVVPTLDQD